The Phaenicophaeus curvirostris isolate KB17595 chromosome 6, BPBGC_Pcur_1.0, whole genome shotgun sequence genome segment tagctgcccagggttgtgccccaagtgcaggacccggcatttggccttgttaaacctcctgctattggtctcagcccagcggtccagttCATGGATGGGTTTGGGTTCTCGGATGCCCAATTTACTACCTGCCGTCAGGTGTCTGTGTGCAAACAAAGTGTGTAAATTCCATGATGAGATGGAGGATGATTCACATCAGGGATGTAGGGGTGCCAGGATGAGACCATTCTCTGCAGCGTGGGTGTGACAGCCACACTGTCCCCTGCCACAGCATCCTTGGGGCTGGgtgctttccctttccctctcacACCCAGGTATCTGTCAGGGCTGCTGCCAGTCAAGCAGTAAAATTGCTGCCTGCTTTTAATGATGCCTGGGGTCACCCAAGGAGCCAGGGCTGAAGCTCCACTGCAAGTtaagtgaaacagaaaaaggtTATTACAAGCTCTTCCTCCCCAGCTGTCCAGGTCTTCTAATAAAttcatgtttttctctgaaagcttttcaaggtttatttttaaaacagtctgcatttgtttaaacatttgttttggtttgttttggttttttttttcaaaaggaacTTAAAAGGACCATCAGCCTGCAAACATAAATATTCCCATTCTTTTGCtgattctttgcatttttctgggTTTGATAGTTGAAGATATTCCAGCAGCGCAAGTCTCTGTGATGTGGGCAGCATCCCCCACTCCTGCTTTCAGTGCAGGCGCTTGAGCTTACAGTGATGAGACATTATCACAAGTTGAACACCTTCTAGCACCCGGGTGGCTTCCGTAGCGTCTTGTGTTCAATTTACAGTTACCCAAACCCTTCTCACAGCTGAGCAGCATCTTGAAACAGGCAACAAAGCAGGTAATGGTGAATCTAGTAGCTGCCATGGCTTGCCCTGTTGTGAATCTACGTGTATTTAGTACCACCAGGTGTCCCTTCCTCCGATTATGGTGGTGCAGCAGGTCCCCACATTAGCCATAGCTCATTCCCTGATGCTGTGGGAGTCAGATCCATGTCATGGTCCCTCACTGGTCCTGGGGAGAAAGGCTGCAGCAATGAAAGGTGCTTATTTTTTTGAGATAAAATGACCTCATTGGTCATAGATGTGCCAATATCACAGCcatatcataaaatcatagactactttgggttggaagggacctcaaagcccatccagttccaccccgcctgccatgggcagggacaccttctgccagatcaggttgctcaaagcctcattcaacctggtcTTGAAATATCACTGACTGCAGCATCGGACGTTTATTTACAGCTAtgattctcttcttcctcttctttctgcagGTCATAACTGAGTAGCCCTTATGACCAACATGAGCTGGAGCTTTCTAACCCGCCTGCTAGAAGAGATTCACAATCACTCCACCTTCGTGGGGAAGGTCTGGCTCACTGTGCTCATTGTCTTCCGCATCGTCTTGACAGCGGTAGGAGGGGAGTCCATCTACTCCGATGAGCAGAGCAAGTTCACCTGTAACACCAAGCAGCCTGGCTGCGACAACGTTTGTTACGATGCCTTCGCGCCGCTGTCACACGTCAGGTTCTGGGTCTTCCAGATCATCATGATATCCACCCCTTCGGTCATGTACCTGGGCTATGCCATCCACAGGATCGCCCGGTCGgcggaggaggagaagaagttCAAGGGattcaagaaaaagaagcagtttGCTTTGAACTGGCAGGCGGTGCGCAACATGGAGGACGCAATGGAGGCTGACGAAGAGGAGCCCATGATCTCTGATGACACGGCAGAACACGAGAAAGCCAAAGCCAAGCCCAAAAGCAAAGAGCCACAAAAGCATGATGGGAGGAGGCGCATCCAGCAGGAAGGACTGATGAAAATCTATGTCTTCCAGCTACTTACCAGGGCTTCTTTTGAAGTTTGTTTCTTGATAGGGCAGTATTTACTCTATGGTTTTGAGGTAGAAGCCTATTACGTCTGCAACAGACTCCCTTGCCCTCACACTGTGGACTGCTTTGTGTCCCGGCCAACAGAGAAGACCATCTTTCTCCTGGTGATGTACGTCGTGAGTTGTCTGTGCTTATTGCTGAACATGTGTGAGATGTTTCACCTGGGGTTTGGGACCATCCGAGATGCTATTCGCAACCGGAAAA includes the following:
- the GJC2 gene encoding gap junction gamma-2 protein, which encodes MTNMSWSFLTRLLEEIHNHSTFVGKVWLTVLIVFRIVLTAVGGESIYSDEQSKFTCNTKQPGCDNVCYDAFAPLSHVRFWVFQIIMISTPSVMYLGYAIHRIARSAEEEKKFKGFKKKKQFALNWQAVRNMEDAMEADEEEPMISDDTAEHEKAKAKPKSKEPQKHDGRRRIQQEGLMKIYVFQLLTRASFEVCFLIGQYLLYGFEVEAYYVCNRLPCPHTVDCFVSRPTEKTIFLLVMYVVSCLCLLLNMCEMFHLGFGTIRDAIRNRKINSFRQPPYNYAYPKNISCPPEYNLVVKSEKSTKIPNSLMAHEQNLANVAQEQQCTSPDENLPADLSTLHKHLRVAQEQLDIAFQSYSSTQGNTQPSRTSSPASGGTVVEQNRVNTAQEKQGAKPKASLEKGSSSSKDGKTSVWI